The Synechococcus sp. RS9909 genomic interval CCGAGCTGCTGTTGCAGCTGCGCCAGGGCCACGGGCTTGTCCTTGATGCCCACCAGGCAATGGGTGATGCCCAGTTGGCGGGCCCGCATCTCGGTGGCGCCGCCCTTGCCGCCGCTGAGGAAGGCCAGCTGTAGGCCCGCCTGCTGCAGCAGGCGGATGCCGAGGCCATCGCGCACGTCAAAGCGCTTCTGCAGCTGCCCTGCCGGATCGAACCAGAGGCCGCCGTCGGTGAGCACGCCATCCACATCGAGCACCAACAGCTCCAGGGCCGCCAGGGCCGGCCGTTGCTGGCGCCATTGCCATTCGCGCAGGAGGCGTCGCATCAGGCCAGCCCCGCCTGCACCAGATCGTGCAGCCGCAGCAGCCCCTGCAGCCGGTCGCTGGTATCCACCACCGGCAGCACCCCGATCGGTTTGCGCCGGTTGTGTTCCATGCGCTGCAGCGCCTCCACCGCCAGCAGATCGGCGGCCACGGTGATCGGATCGGCGGTCATCAGGTCGGCGGCGGTGAGGCTGGCCCAGCGCTCGCTGCCGTGGTTGCGCAGGGCGCGACGCAGGTCGCCGTCGGTGATCAGGCCGATCAATCGGCCCGCCTGCTGGGGATCCTCCACCCAGCCGCTGCCGATCGCCCCCTGGGTGAGGCGGCCAATCACCTCGGGCAGAGGGGTGGTGGGCCGGAGAGGAGCCAGTTGGGCTGCGGGCACCATCAGGTCGGCCACGGTCATGGTGAGCTGTTTGCCCAGGGAGCCGGCCGGGTGGTTGAGGGCGAAATCGGCGGGGGAGATGCCGCGCCGCTCCATCCACACCGCCGCCAGGGCATCACCGATCGCCATCGCCACCGCCGTGCTGGCGGTGGGGGCGAGGTTGAGGGGGCACACTTCCCGATCCACCGAGGCCTCCAGCACCACGTCGCTGCCGCGGGCGAGGGAGGACTCAGCCCGACCCACCAGGGCGATGCGGGCGGTGCCGCGCCGCTTCAGGTGGGGCAGCACCTCCAGCAGTTCGCTGGTTTCGCCGCTGTTGGAGAGCAGCAGGCAGACGTCGTCGGGGGCCACCACCCCTAGATCGCCGTGCAGGGCATCGAGGGGGTTGAGGTAGAGGGCCATCAGGCCGATCGAGGAGAAGGTGGCGGCGATCTTGCGCGCCACGATGCCGCTCTTGCCCACGCCGGTGATCACCAACTTGGCCTTGCGGTCGGCGCAGCGTTCGAGCAGGGCAAGGGCCCCTTCCACCTGCTCACCGCTCAGGCGTTCAGCGGCGGCGGCGATGGCGGCCGCCTCTTCCTGCAGACAACGGGTGAGGGCAGACAAGGCGGTGCCGGTAAGGTCGAACCGATTCTGCGGCTTGAACCGGCCCGGACACCATGGCACTGCGGGGCGCGGGATTGATGCGAGAGCGTTGGCGCCGCGTTCTCGGTGGCTTGCTGCCCGGCGTTGAGCGCCAGCCCACGCTTGCGTTGGATTCGTCGGGTCCGCGGCGCCTGGTGGGTTATCTCGGCGACAAGGACTGGAGCTTGAGCTTCATCTGGAAGGACCTGATTGCAACCCAGGCGATGGAGGGGCTGGATTGCCTGCAAGCGTTGGATCCAGAGCAACTCAAGGACGCTTGCCGGGGTGCTGATGCCCATGTGCTGGTGCTGTCGCACGGCCATCTGAAGACGGTGCTGCAGGCGGGTGTGCCGCCGGAGCGGGTGCTGCTGTATTTCGACCACGTGCGCCTTGGCAAGCGGCTGCGCGGTTTGCAGGGGCTCGGCGCGGTGCTCGCCCAGAACTGGTTTGAGCTGGAGCTGCTGGCGATCGCTGGCGCCCAACCGGAGACGCTGCATCACTTCCCGGTGGGTGTGGATCGGCGACTCTTTTATCCCCCTGAAGCCCAGGGCGACACCTCTGTCGTTCCGCCTCGCTCGCTTGATGTGGTGTTTCTCGGCCAATACGTGCCAGAACGGGTGGCGAGTTACCACCGGCGCAAGCGGATCGCCTTGGAAGCCGACCTGGCCTCGGCCTTGGTGGAGGCTGGGCTGAGGGTGGCGATTCTCGGTCCGGGCTGGGAGGGCGCGGAGCATCGTTTGCATCCCGATGTGCAGTGCCTGGATCTCCCCCATGCCGACTTCGGGGCGCTGTTGCGCTCCGCCCGGTTGGTCTGTTCGGTGTCGGCGCAGGAGGGCGGGCCGCTGTCGTTTCTGGAGGGTCTGGCCTGCGGTTGCCTGATGGTGTCCACGATGACGGGGTTTGCCCTCGATTTCCCCTCAGGAACCGATGGCGTCTGGCACGTGCCCCTGCGAGCTCC includes:
- a CDS encoding HAD family hydrolase, which gives rise to MRRLLREWQWRQQRPALAALELLVLDVDGVLTDGGLWFDPAGQLQKRFDVRDGLGIRLLQQAGLQLAFLSGGKGGATEMRARQLGITHCLVGIKDKPVALAQLQQQLGVTSATTAFLGDDLNDLAVRQQVRLLLAPVDAARPLRRQADAVLHRRGGHGAVRELAERILQARGAWQSLQRHGWRDRND
- a CDS encoding SIS domain-containing protein — translated: MSALTRCLQEEAAAIAAAAERLSGEQVEGALALLERCADRKAKLVITGVGKSGIVARKIAATFSSIGLMALYLNPLDALHGDLGVVAPDDVCLLLSNSGETSELLEVLPHLKRRGTARIALVGRAESSLARGSDVVLEASVDREVCPLNLAPTASTAVAMAIGDALAAVWMERRGISPADFALNHPAGSLGKQLTMTVADLMVPAAQLAPLRPTTPLPEVIGRLTQGAIGSGWVEDPQQAGRLIGLITDGDLRRALRNHGSERWASLTAADLMTADPITVAADLLAVEALQRMEHNRRKPIGVLPVVDTSDRLQGLLRLHDLVQAGLA
- a CDS encoding glycosyltransferase, with translation MALRGAGLMRERWRRVLGGLLPGVERQPTLALDSSGPRRLVGYLGDKDWSLSFIWKDLIATQAMEGLDCLQALDPEQLKDACRGADAHVLVLSHGHLKTVLQAGVPPERVLLYFDHVRLGKRLRGLQGLGAVLAQNWFELELLAIAGAQPETLHHFPVGVDRRLFYPPEAQGDTSVVPPRSLDVVFLGQYVPERVASYHRRKRIALEADLASALVEAGLRVAILGPGWEGAEHRLHPDVQCLDLPHADFGALLRSARLVCSVSAQEGGPLSFLEGLACGCLMVSTMTGFALDFPSGTDGVWHVPLRAPLQAWLERIQTVLAEAQPQLAPLSAGREQLLQEADFEVLAAKLVGLCWGEVR